The Triticum aestivum cultivar Chinese Spring chromosome 7B, IWGSC CS RefSeq v2.1, whole genome shotgun sequence genome window below encodes:
- the LOC123160995 gene encoding probable polyamine transporter At3g13620: MTGEIKNLDGDKAVAAPADDGGGAAAGAGHGKKGGKNKLSLVPLIFLIFFEVAGGPYGAEPAVQSAGPLFALLGFLIFPFIWAIPESLVTAELSTAMPGNGGFVVWADRAFGPVSGSLMGTWKYVSGAINGAAFPALCADYLARVVPAVADGGARVATIVTFNVALSVLNYTGLSVVGWSAVALGVASLSPFVLMSGIALPKIRPHRWAATAGEKDWKLFFNTLFWNLNYWDSVSTMAGEVEDPGRTFPTALMSSVAMTSLGYLLPLMAATGAVDAPPEQWGNGFFADAAGTIAGDWLKYWIEVGAVLSSIGLYSATLSSAAFQLLGMADLGLLPRVFALRAPIFNTPWVSIVVTSLITLGMSFFSFNNIVAAANFLYSLGMLLEFATFVWLRIKRPEMSRPYRVPMRLPGIVVLCLVPSGFLVFVMAIAGWKVYAISAMFTAAGLGVYYLMKFCKARGFLKFGTVDGEGLMYERRQERGNVVV, encoded by the exons ATGACAGGGGAAATCAAGAACCTCGACGGCGACAAGGCGGTGGCGGCGCCGGCCGATGACGGCGGCGGAGCGGCAGCAGGGGCCGGCCATGGCAAGAAGGGCGGCAAGAACAAGCTGTCCCTGGTCCCGCtcatcttcctcatcttcttcgAGGTCGCCGGCGGGCCCTACGGCGCCGAGCCGGCCGTGCAGTCGGCGGGGCCCCTCTTCGCGCTGCTCGgcttcttgatcttccccttcatCTGGGCCATCCCAGAGTCGCTCGTCACCGCCGAGCTCTCCACCGCGATGCCCGGGAACGGCGGCTTCGTTGTCTGGGCCGACCGCGCCTTCGGCCCCGTCTCGGGCTCCCTCATGGGCACCTGGAAGTACGTCTCCGGGGCCATCAACGGCGCCGCCTTCCCTGCGCTCTGCGCCGACTACCTCGCCCGCGTCGTCCCCGCCGTGGCCGACGGCGGCGCCCGGGTGGCCACCATCGTCACCTTCAACGTCGCGCTCTCCGTGCTCAACTACACCGGCCTCAGCGTCGTGGGGTGGTCCGCCGTCGCGCTGGGGGTCGCCTCCCTGTCGCCGTTCGTGCTCATGTCCGGCATCGCGCTGCCCAAGATCCGGCCGCACAGGTGGGCGGCCACCGCCGGCGAGAAGGACTGGAAGCTCTTCTTCAACACCCTCTTCTGGAACCTCAACTACTGGGACAGCGTCAGCACGATGGCCGGCGAGGTGGAGGACCCCGGCAGGACGTTCCCGACGGCGCTCATGTCGTCCGTGGCCATGACGTCCCTCGGGTACCTGCTGCCGCTCATGGCGGCCACCGGCGCCGTCGACGCGCCGCCGGAGCAATGGGGGAACGGCTTCTTCGCCGACGCCGCAG GCACAATCGCGGGCGACTGGCTCAAGTACTGGATCGAGGTGGGTGCGGTGCTCTCCTCCATCGGCCTCTACTCGGCGACGCTAAGCAGTGCGGCATTCCAGCTTCTTGGAATGGCGGACCTAGGCCTCCTACCTCGCGTGTTCGCGCTGCGCGCTCCAATTTTCAACACTCCTTGGGTCAGCATCGTGGTCACCAGCCTCATCACCCTCGGCATGTCCTTCTTCAGCTTCAACAACATCGTGGCCGCTGCCAACTTCCTCTATAGCCTCGGCATGCTCCTCGAGTTTGCCACCTTCGTCTGGCTTCGGATCAAGCGGCCCGAGATGTCGCGACCCTACCGTGTACCGATGCGACTTCCAGGCAtcgttgtcctctgcctcgtcccctCGGGGTTCCTTGTCTTCGTCATGGCCATCGCTGGCTGGAAGGTGTATGCCATTAGTGCTATGTTCACTGCAGCAGGCCTCGGGGTGTATTACCTCATGAAGTTTTGTAAGGCGAGAGGATTCCTCAAGTTTGGCACCGTCGATGGCGAGGGTTTGATGTATGAGCGTCGCCAGGAGAGAGGGAATGTCGTTGTTTGA